A genomic stretch from Neodiprion fabricii isolate iyNeoFabr1 chromosome 3, iyNeoFabr1.1, whole genome shotgun sequence includes:
- the LOC124178744 gene encoding endoplasmic reticulum mannosyl-oligosaccharide 1,2-alpha-mannosidase, whose amino-acid sequence MYAPKDLANADYISLNINDTAAFARGSPQSLWRQWYQLSRFQRNIIYFVVITVCLVVFYLVPSDSKGSVSNSTETSHPKQHDAPKWEKLIEELVVENADQGGGAGGGEVIEEPEFQPEVNQVDDDQIGPPQRKPIAMTFTGPSNQRQKAVVDAFLHSWKGYKRFAWGHDNLKPISASYQEWFGLGLTIVDALDTMYIMGLNSEFAEARAWVEESLTFGVSRDVNLFEVTIRVLGGLLSTYHLSGDKIFLDKAFDLGDRLMPAFSTKSGVPYSDVNLGTRTAHSPKWGPDSSTSEVTTIQLEFRDLSRVSGQSKFEEAAAKVSEHVHQLKKFDGLVPIFINANTGAFRELSTISFGARGDSYYEYLLKQWLQTGKTIDYLRDDYNTAIWGTQKHLVKYTAANKYMFLAELVGSNKDVKPKMDHLVCFLGGTLALGAHNGLQSDHMKLAEELVRTCYQTYAVQPTFLAPEISYFNIQKPLEGDANQLDMYVKANDAHNLLRPEFLETLFYMWYLTGNKTYQDWGWEIFQAFEKYTKVEHGYTSIGNVRSTQNTRPRDMMESFWLSETLKYLYLLFDDTRQLIDLKKWIFNSEGHPLPIYDS is encoded by the exons atgtaCGCACCCAAAGATTTGGCCAATGCCGATTACATAAGTTTAAATATAAACGACACAGCAGCTTTCGCACGTGGAAGTCCACAAAGTTTATGGCGT CAATGGTATCAGCTTTCCAGGTTTCAGCGGAACATTATTTACTTTGTCGTTATCACCGTTTGTCTGGTCGTTTTTTATCTTGTACCGAGCGACAGCAAAGGCTCAGTTTCAAACAGCACTGAGACGAGTCATCCGAAGCAGCATGATGCACCCAAATGGGAAaag CTCATCGAGGAACTTGTTGTGGAGAACGCAGATCAAGGCGGAGGTGCAGGAGGCGGTGAGGTGATAGAGGAGCCAGAATTTCAGCCAGAAGTGAATCAGGTCGACGATGATCAAATAGGACCGCCGCAGCGAAAGCCGATTGCCATGACGTTTACTG GTCCCAGCAACCAGAGGCAAAAAGCTGTTGTCGATGCATTTTTACACTCTTGGAAAGGGTACAAAAGGTTCGCATGGGGACATGATAATTTAAAACCCATATCAGCCAGTTATCAGGAATGGTTCGGGCTTGGTCTTACGATCGTTGATGCACTGGACACAATGTATATTATGGGCTTGAATTCTG aGTTCGCGGAAGCTCGAGCTTGGGTCGAAGAGAGTTTAACGTTTGGGGTGAGCAGGGATGTGAATTTGTTTGAAGTGACCATTCGTGTATTAGGCGGACTGTTGAGCACTTACCATTTGTCGGGAGATAAAATATTCCTGGATAAAGCC ttTGATCTTGGCGATCGATTGATGCCTGCCTTCTCCACTAAATCTGGTGTTCCGTATTCCGACGTCAATCTTGGTACCAGAACTGCGCACAGCCCAAAATGGGGCCCTGATAGTAGTACCAGTGAAGTTACCACAATACAGTTGGAGTTTCGCGATCTTAGCCGTGTTTCAGGCCAGTCAAAGTTTGAG GAAGCAGCAGCTAAGGTTTCAGAGCATGTACATCAGTTGAAGAAATTCGACGGACTTgttccaatttttataaacgcCAACACTGGAGCGTTTAGAGAATTGTCAACAATCTCGTTCGGCGCACGAGGGGACAGTTACTatgaatatttgttgaaacaGTGGTTACAGACTGGAAAAACAATAGATTA tttaCGCGATGATTACAATACAGCAATTTGGGGAACGCAAAAGCATCTTGTAAAGTACACAGCTGCGAATAAGTATATGTTTCTCGCAGAACTAGTCGGTTCAAACAAGGATGTGAAACCTAAAATG GACCATTTGGTATGCTTTTTGGGAGGAACCTTGGCTCTGGGAGCACACAACGGCCTCCAATCCGACCACATGAAGTTGGCCGAAGAGCTTGTGCGCACTTGTTACCAAACTTATGCTGTTCAGCCGACATTCCTTGCACCTGAAATTAGTTACTTCAACATACAG AAGCCATTGGAAGGTGATGCTAATCAATTAGACATGTACGTGAAGGCAAATGATGCCCATAATTTGCTGCGCCCAGAATTTCTGGAGACCCTGTTCTACATGTGGTACTTGACGGGTAATAAAACTTACCAGGATTGGGGATGGGAAATATTCCAG GCGTTTGAGAAGTATACCAAAGTCGAACATGGATACACGAGCATAGGTAATGTGCGGAGCACGCAAAATACACGGCCTCGCGATATGATGGAAAGTTTCTGGTTGAGTGAAACTCTTAAATACCTGTATCTATTATTTGACGACACTCGACAACtaatagatttgaaaaaatggatatttAACTCAGAAGGCCACCCGCTACCAATTTACGATTCATAA
- the LOC124178746 gene encoding methyl farnesoate epoxidase-like produces the protein MSTSVLIVIIILLGAVSFFFRKKKNYPPGPLPWPVVGNLPLFRRLSRKFGGQDHALLELSCIYGSDLIALRVGSNDLIAVSGQEAIQQVLHNEEYDGRPWNEFINLRNFGRKNGITFNDGPNWREMRAWLVKNLRVLGLGRRQMLDLMTQELNDILEKIKDGGVRNLSKIIAPAVINVLWTLTTGKKIDDTQRMLYFIDLMERRSQAFDMTGGILSALPWIKYIAPEKSGYNLLTQVNMEFKRFFMETIEEHKKNYTGKEQDDLINVFFKEMYSEANSDGLFNENELLIIMMDLFIAGINTTRTTLNFLFLNMIVNQDVQERLHQELDKVVGFGRSPDLNDRKRLPYTEAVLTESQRMCLVTPLIGPRRVLRETKLSGYTIPQESTMILNLTSIHMNPEYYSEPDIFKPERFLQNGVYVPDKHLILFGEGKRRCPGEILARCAIFLLFSGVMQRYRLLPDPGEEPPTLVCLPGLTISPKPYDALLIPRQAAPSSVDLPN, from the exons ATGTCTACAAGTGTtcttattgtcattattattctaCTCGGCGctgttagtttcttttttcgaaagaaaaagaactaTCCACCAG GACCCTTACCATGGCCGGTAGTTGGGAACTTACCACTGTTTCGAAGGTTGTCTCGCAAATTTGGTGGCCAAGATCACGCTTTGCTAGAACTTTCTTGCATATATGGTAGCGACCTGATTGCACTTCGTGTCGGATCCAACGACCTCATTGCGGTTTCGGGACAGGAAGCTATTCAGCAAGTTCTACACAACGAGGAGTACGATGGACGACCATGGAACGAATTCATTAATCTACGAAACTTTGGCCGTAAAAATG GAATAACATTCAATGATGGGCCGAATTGGCGAGAAATGCGCGCATGGCtcgtaaaaaatttgcgagTACTGGGTCTAGGCCGGCGTCAAATGTTAGACTTGATGACACAGGAGCTGAATGACATACTGGAAAAGATTAAAGACGGTGGTGTACGCAACCTTAGCAAAATCATAGCGCCAGCGGTGATAAATGTCTTGTGGACTCTCActacaggaaaaaaaattgacgatacTCAGAG AATGCTGTACTTCATAGATCTGATGGAGCGACGTTCCCAAGCCTTCGACATGACTGGTGGTATTTTATCTGCTTTGCCCTGGATCAAGTACATAGCCCCTGAAAAATCCGGATACAACCTGCTTACCCAAGTCAACATGGAGTTCAAGAGATTTTTCATG gaAACAATTGAGGAgcataagaaaaattacactgGAAAGGAACAAGATGACTTGATAAACGTGTTCTTCAAAGAAATGTATTCAGAAGCAAATTCCGATGGACTTTTTAACG AAAATGAATTGCTGATCATAATGATGGATCTCTTCATCGCCGGGATAAACACTACTAGAACGACATTGAATTTCCTATTTCTGAACATGATAGTAAACCAGGATGTTCAAGAACGGCTTCACCAAGAGTTGGACAAGGTGGTTGGTTTCGGTAGATCTCCGGACCTCAACGACAGAAAGAG ATTGCCATACACAGAGGCTGTCCTGACGGAGTCGCAAAGGATGTGTTTGGTCACACCTTTAATAGGGCCACGCCGCGTTCTTCGAGAAACTAAACTTTCGGGCTACACGATACCGCAAGAATCAACGATGATTCTGAACCTCACGAGCATACACATGAATCCGGAATATTATTCTGAACCGGATATCTTCAAACCGGAGAGATTCTTACAGAACGGTGTTTACGTCCCAGACAAGCATCTCATCCTCTTCGGTGAAG GAAAACGACGCTGTCCGGGCGAAATCCTGGCGAGATGTGCCATCTTCCTACTCTTCAGCGGCGTAATGCAGCGGTACCGTTTACTTCCGGATCCTGGAGAAGAGCCCCCAACGCTGGTCTGTTTACCAGGTCTCACAATTTCGCCGAAACCGTACGATGCTCTCCTCATTCCGAGACAAGCGGCTCCTTCGTCTGTCGATCTACCAAATTGA
- the LOC124178747 gene encoding methyl farnesoate epoxidase-like, whose amino-acid sequence MFPAAILLAVCAFVLFCVYDSVKPANFPPGPRWLPFVGCFPRFYRLRSKYGYVHLAMRDLAEKYGSVLGIKLGKQRIVIVSTHELIRKVLTQEEFNGRPDGFFFRVRAFGERRGVLFTDGIKWSQHRRFSLRHLRSFGFGHRKMQNQIVTEAENLVKFLHNQSLRGPVPMHGAFDVAVINSLWLMFAGRRFDYSDQRLTEILQVTHDAFRLIDTSGGILCQLPFLRFICPELSGYKSLMTILRKLWSFLAEEINEHVSSLPADEPRDLIDAFLMEISRNESSDSHDQFNHEELLVLCLDLFLAGSETTSNTLSTMLIYLVLNPEWLEKLQMELSKVVGRDRPPNTEDRSSLPEMEAFLAEVQRSVFIAPLGVPHRTVKDVCLNGYRIPKDTVVLVNYYSVHHERLHWKDPEVFRPQRFLNANGVFMPDDFSIPFGLGKRRCLGEVLARNSLFLYLAYVLHYFDINISEKHGPPNPNGNDGFTISPKPFYLVLSHRNG is encoded by the exons ATGTTTCCCGCTGCAATATTACTCGCAGTTTGTGCCTTCGTTCTATTTTGTGTTTACGACTCCGTAAAGCCAGCCAATTTCCCACCAG GACCAAGATGGCTGCCGTTCGTGGGATGTTTTCCACGCTTTTACCGTCTCCGATCGAAGTACGGCTACGTGCATTTGGCGATGAGAGATCTCGCTGAAAAATACGGTTCGGTGCTCGGCATCAAGCTCGGAAAACAGCGCATTGTTATAGTCAGTACGCACGAGCTAATCAGGAAGGTTCTCACACAGGAAGAGTTTAACGGCCGTCCGGATGGTTTCTTCTTCAGAGTGCGTGCCTTTGGAGAAAGGAGAG GAGTTTTGTTCACCGACGGGATCAAGTGGTCTCAGCATCGCCGATTCTCGCTTCGTCACTTGCGCTCATTCGGATTCGGCCACCGAAAAATGCAGAACCAAATCGTCACGGAGGCCGAGAATCTGGTCAAATTTTTGCACAATCAGAGTCTGCGAGGTCCCGTGCCAATGCACGGCGCCTTCGATGTTGCCGTGATAAATTCACTCTGGTTGATGTTCGCCGGCAGACGTTTCGATTACAGTGACCAGAGGTTAACGGAGATCCTGCAAGTCACTCACGACGCTTTCAG ATTGATAGATACTTCCGGTGGGATTCTCTGTCAACTTCCGTTCCTGCGTTTCATTTGCCCCGAACTTTCTGGCTACAAATCGTTGATGACGATACTGCGGAAACTGTGGTCCTTTCTGGCGGAGGAAATTAACGAGCACGTCTCGAGTCTTCCGGCAGATGAGCCACGCGACTTAATAGACGCCTTTCTGATGGAAATCTCACGGAACGAGTCGAGTGACTCTCACGATCAGTTCAATC ATGAGGAGCTTCTTGTCTTATGCTTGGATCTCTTTCTCGCTGGATCCGAGACGACTAGCAACACGCTTTCTACGATGCTAATATATCTCGTCCTGAATCCCGAATGGCTGGAAAAACTTCAGATGGAACTGTCGAAGGTCGTCGGTAGAGACAGACCACCGAATACTGAGGATCGTTCGTCTCTACCTGAAATGGAAGCATTTTTAGCCGAA GTGCAGAGATCCGTTTTCATAGCGCCTCTGGGTGTTCCCCACAGGACAGTAAAAGACGTCTGCCTGAACGGATATCGCATTCCGAAG GACACCGTGGTGCTGGTGAATTATTACAGCGTGCATCACGAGAGGCTACATTGGAAAGATCCGGAAGTATTTCGTCCGCAACGATTCCTGAACGCAAATGGAGTATTTATGCCGGACGATTTCTCCATCCCGTTCGGACTTG GAAAAAGACGCTGCTTGGGAGAAGTGTTGGCGCGAAATAGTTTGTTTCTGTATCTCGCCTACGTTCTGCACTACTTCGACATCAATATATCGGAAAAGCACGGACCTCCAAACCCGAATGGCAACGACGGATTCACCATTTCGCCGAAACCGTTTTACCTGGTGTTGTCCCACCGaaacggttga
- the LOC124177152 gene encoding uncharacterized protein LOC124177152, translating into MFFHQTIRELHFVPNGKHLRKRTRDSISNECGGSIQLTSEKKTGVPELILSECDTMPSKLESFMNASGTVKTSAALLSMSKAIHIYKDVDKRSILFHALLAKIYDTYCRLWYRLKEE; encoded by the exons ATGTTCTTTCACCAAACGATTCGCGAACTACATTTCGTTCCGAA CGGGAAACATCTTCGGAAGCGTACCAGAGACTCAATATCGAACGAATGCGGCGGCAGCATCCAGCTAACATCCGAAAAGAAGACCGGAGTACCGGAGCTGATTCTATCGGAGTGTGACACCATGCCCTCCAAACTGGAATCTTTTAT GAATGCTTCGGGAACTGTAAAGACGAGCGCAGCATTACTGAGCATGTCAAAAGCCATTCATATATACAAAG ATGTAGATAAAAGATCAATTCTGTTCCATGCACTACTGGCCAAGATCTACGACACGTACTGTAGACTTTGGTATCGTCTCAAGGAAGAGTGA